A part of Tardiphaga sp. vice304 genomic DNA contains:
- a CDS encoding ring-cleaving dioxygenase, whose protein sequence is MSGIHHVTAIAGNALRNFDFYTRALGLRFVKKTVNFDDPGTYHFYYGDEAGSPGTILTFFPWENAAPGRGGVGQTQQTAFRVPARSLGYWTHRFIEKGIAHEALEKRFGESVLPFTDPDGMSLALVGVPGAEDEAGWSNGDVPPEHAIRGFHGVTLLIDKAEKTSAILTDVFGFEETGREGSIIRLKADAVNGGIVDIYEAGGFLPGRQGAGSVHHVAFRAVDDADQAEMSRKLIETHGQHPTEQKDRNYFRSVYFREPGGILFEIATDVPGFNVDEPVESLGEHLKLPAFLEKYRAEIEKVLPSLERERA, encoded by the coding sequence ATGTCAGGTATCCATCATGTCACCGCGATCGCCGGTAACGCGTTGCGGAACTTCGACTTTTACACCCGCGCCCTGGGCCTGCGCTTCGTCAAGAAGACCGTCAATTTCGACGATCCCGGCACCTATCACTTCTATTACGGCGACGAGGCCGGAAGCCCCGGTACCATCCTCACCTTCTTCCCGTGGGAGAATGCCGCGCCCGGCCGCGGCGGCGTCGGCCAGACCCAGCAGACCGCGTTTCGCGTCCCGGCCCGTTCGCTCGGCTACTGGACCCACCGCTTCATCGAGAAGGGCATCGCGCATGAGGCGCTGGAGAAGCGTTTTGGCGAATCCGTGCTGCCGTTCACCGATCCGGACGGCATGAGCCTGGCGCTGGTCGGCGTTCCCGGCGCGGAAGACGAGGCCGGCTGGAGCAATGGCGACGTGCCGCCGGAACACGCGATCCGCGGCTTTCACGGCGTGACGCTGCTGATCGACAAGGCCGAGAAGACCAGCGCGATCCTCACCGACGTGTTCGGCTTCGAGGAAACCGGCCGCGAGGGCTCGATCATCCGGCTCAAGGCGGATGCGGTGAATGGCGGCATCGTCGACATCTACGAGGCCGGCGGCTTCCTGCCGGGACGTCAGGGCGCGGGCTCGGTGCATCACGTCGCGTTTCGCGCGGTGGATGATGCCGACCAGGCCGAGATGTCGCGCAAGCTGATCGAGACGCACGGCCAGCATCCGACCGAGCAGAAGGACCGCAACTACTTCCGCTCGGTGTACTTCCGCGAACCTGGCGGCATCCTGTTCGAGATCGCCACCGATGTCCCCGGGTTCAATGTGGACGAGCCCGTCGAATCGCTCGGCGAGCACCTGAAGCTGCCGGCCTTCCTCGAGAAGTACCGCGCGGAAATCGAGAAGGTATTGCCGTCGCTGGAAAGGGAGCGCGCATGA
- the paoC gene encoding aldehyde oxidoreductase molybdenum-binding subunit PaoC, producing MKFDTPATTNPIDQLKVIGHPADRIDGPLKTTGTAPYAYERHDDVPNAAYGYVVGSAIAKGKIISMDIARAKAAPGVLAIVTAENAGKLGKGKMNVATLLGGPAIEHYHQAVAVVVAETFEQARAAAQLVKVSYSQEKGSYDLAAGKAGATKPKGEGEEAPDSSFGDFAGEFASAPVRLDTTYSTPDQSHAMMEPHASTAKWDGDRLTLWTSNQMIAWGVGDVAKNLGIPKENVRLISPYIGGGFGGKLFVRSDAVLAALGARAAGRPVKLTLQRPLIANNTTHRPATIQRIRIGAERDGKITAIAHESWSGNLPGGDPETAVFQTRLLYAGANRMTAMRLAELDLPEGNAMRAPGEAPGLMALEIAMDEMAERIGMDPVAFRALNDTQVTPEKPERKFSQRQLNECMRIGAEKFGWSERNKEPGQRRDGRWLIGTGVAAAFRNNMLMKSGARVRLDGKGIVTVETDMTDIGTGSYTIIAQTAAEMMGVTLDKVVVKLGDSSFPVSAGSGGQWGGNNSTSGVYAACVKLRQAVAQKLGFNSADATFSDGKVSSGNRSAPLGQAASDAEIVAEDSIEYGDLSKKEQQSTFGAHFVEVGVDIATAEIRVRRMLAVCAAGRILNPKTARSQVIGAMTMGVGAALMEELFIDKRYGMFINHDLVGYEVPVHADIPHQEVIFLDETDPMSSPMKAKGVGELGICGVAAAVANAIHNATGVRVRNYPITLDKLIDQMPAVG from the coding sequence ATGAAATTCGACACACCCGCCACGACCAACCCGATCGACCAGCTCAAGGTGATCGGACATCCCGCTGACCGTATCGACGGTCCGCTGAAGACCACCGGCACGGCGCCTTATGCCTATGAGCGGCACGACGACGTACCCAACGCGGCCTATGGCTATGTCGTCGGATCGGCCATCGCCAAGGGCAAGATCATTTCGATGGATATCGCCCGGGCCAAGGCCGCGCCGGGGGTTCTGGCCATTGTCACGGCCGAGAACGCCGGCAAGCTCGGCAAGGGTAAGATGAACGTTGCGACGCTGCTCGGCGGCCCGGCCATCGAGCATTATCATCAGGCGGTCGCCGTTGTGGTCGCCGAGACCTTCGAGCAGGCCCGCGCCGCGGCGCAGCTGGTCAAGGTCAGCTACAGCCAGGAAAAAGGCTCCTACGATCTTGCCGCCGGCAAGGCCGGCGCCACCAAGCCGAAGGGCGAAGGTGAAGAGGCACCGGACTCGTCGTTCGGCGATTTCGCAGGCGAGTTTGCATCCGCGCCGGTCAGACTAGATACGACCTATTCGACGCCCGATCAGAGCCACGCGATGATGGAGCCACACGCGTCGACCGCGAAATGGGACGGCGACCGGCTGACGCTGTGGACGTCGAACCAGATGATCGCCTGGGGCGTCGGCGACGTCGCCAAGAACCTCGGCATCCCCAAGGAGAACGTACGCCTGATCTCGCCCTATATTGGCGGTGGTTTCGGCGGCAAGTTGTTCGTGCGCTCCGATGCGGTGCTCGCGGCACTCGGCGCGCGCGCGGCCGGCCGGCCCGTCAAGCTGACGCTGCAGCGGCCGTTGATCGCCAACAATACCACGCACCGTCCGGCGACCATCCAGCGCATCCGGATCGGCGCCGAGCGGGACGGCAAGATCACGGCGATCGCCCATGAAAGCTGGTCGGGCAATCTGCCGGGCGGCGACCCGGAAACGGCCGTGTTTCAGACGAGGCTGCTTTATGCCGGCGCGAACCGGATGACGGCGATGCGGCTTGCCGAGCTCGATCTGCCGGAAGGTAATGCGATGCGCGCACCGGGCGAAGCGCCGGGCCTGATGGCGCTGGAAATCGCGATGGATGAAATGGCCGAGCGTATCGGCATGGACCCGGTCGCGTTCCGCGCGCTCAATGATACGCAGGTGACGCCGGAGAAGCCGGAGCGGAAGTTTTCGCAGCGCCAGCTTAACGAGTGCATGAGGATCGGCGCCGAAAAATTCGGCTGGAGCGAACGCAACAAGGAGCCGGGACAGCGCCGTGACGGGCGCTGGCTGATTGGCACGGGCGTTGCCGCCGCCTTCCGCAACAATATGCTGATGAAATCCGGCGCGCGCGTGCGGCTCGATGGCAAGGGCATCGTCACCGTCGAGACGGACATGACCGATATCGGCACCGGCTCCTATACGATCATTGCGCAGACCGCCGCCGAGATGATGGGCGTCACGCTCGACAAGGTCGTGGTCAAGCTCGGCGATTCGTCGTTCCCGGTGTCCGCCGGATCGGGCGGGCAGTGGGGCGGCAATAACTCGACGTCCGGCGTCTATGCGGCCTGCGTGAAGCTGCGACAGGCCGTGGCGCAGAAACTCGGGTTCAATTCGGCCGATGCCACGTTCAGCGACGGCAAGGTGTCATCTGGCAACCGCAGCGCGCCGCTCGGACAGGCGGCATCTGATGCCGAAATCGTCGCGGAAGATTCCATCGAATACGGCGATCTTTCCAAGAAGGAGCAGCAATCAACCTTCGGCGCGCATTTCGTTGAAGTCGGCGTCGATATCGCGACGGCGGAGATTCGCGTCCGCCGCATGCTCGCGGTGTGCGCGGCCGGCCGCATCCTCAACCCGAAGACCGCACGTAGCCAGGTGATCGGCGCGATGACCATGGGCGTCGGTGCGGCCCTGATGGAAGAACTCTTCATCGACAAGCGGTACGGCATGTTCATCAATCATGATCTGGTAGGCTATGAGGTGCCCGTGCATGCCGATATCCCGCATCAGGAGGTGATCTTTCTCGACGAGACCGATCCGATGTCGTCGCCGATGAAAGCCAAGGGCGTCGGCGAACTCGGCATCTGCGGCGTCGCCGCCGCGGTGGCCAACGCCATCCATAATGCGACCGGCGTGCGGGTGCGGAATTATCCGATCACGCTGGACAAGCTGATCGATCAGATGCCCGCAGTGGGCTGA